The following is a genomic window from Niabella soli DSM 19437.
GCACCTCTTGTTGCGGCTATGCCGGCGTTAACGGTGTCGCCGGCGGTGTGCGCATCCCCCTGCGCTTTTCGCTGTATGAAAGAGGCAAGCGGTTTCCGGTTTACTTTTTCTTCCGCGGCACAGTGCACGCATTTTTTTTGAATGAATGTTTCTGCTGGTTTCTTCCGCAACTGCTCTTCTTCGCAGTGTGCACATTTCTTTCGCTGTACAAAATTTTGTCCGGGCATGCACATCACTTTATCGGCCATTGCATCTGCCTCCTGTTCTAAGGGGTCATCAACGGCCCCTACTGACAACTTGCACTGCACCGGCAATTGCTGCCAACTATTCTTATCCTTTGAAGCAGGTACGTTTATTTGTTTCAATGAACTGACAGGCATAAAAGCGGCGGTCACAGCATTGGGCGATATGGATTTACTTTGTTTCATTGCGAACAGCTATTGCAGGCAGCGCCCCTTTTCAAAATAGGGCTTCAACCCGGTTACCGTTGACAATTTTAGTTTATCTTTTAATGTATTAATGAGTTTCATATCATTCTTAAAGTAGGCATCTGCCACCATCTCCTCGCTGGTATCGGAAACTATTTTCTTTGCACAAGCCAGATTATCGCCATAATTATGATCCTTAAGCACATCATATTTACCCTCAGTCAAAAACCGATCGGTGAAATATTGTGTAATACCTTCGTTTATAAAAGTGCCCAGCATGTTTTTTACGGTAACTCCTGATAACTTGTGCATAAATTCATGAATCACATAACCCAGTTTAAGATATTGCACCACAAAAATATCTCCCGCTAAACCTTTGTCTTTTGCACTTGCAACTGTCCTGCAAAAGAAGCCACCGGCTATATCGGCGATATTTCCCTGATTACATTTGTCGCCATATTCTTTCAACTCGTAGTTCTGTATAACATGAAAATTTTCAGCATTAAGAAGGGCAGCCTTTATTTTGTCGCCCCCCACATATTTCGACAACAAGCTGCTTTTTATCACCGTTTCATTAATAAGTGCAGGGGTTTCTTCATTTGCCCTGCCGGTAGATTTAAATTCTTTTTTTTGAATAAAGGGTATTAAAGCGCTGTGTTGTATTCTTTCTTCTCTTTCATCCTGCGCGCATTTTCTCTGAACAAAGTTTTGTTCCGGCAAACGCATTACTTTATCAGCCATTTCGTCTGCCTCCTGTTCAAAGGGGTCATCAACCGCACCTATTGAAAGTTTACATTGAAGAAGTATTTTATGTGCCGGTTGTATGCCTGGGTCACTTCGCCTTTGCGCCGGTACGGGCATTATATCTTTAACCGCTGCCGGCTTATTGGCGGTTATTTGCGGCAATATGGAAGTATGATCTGACAAATAATTTTCAACTGTTTAATGATATAAAAGATTTATACGCATCCTCTTGTCTTACTTTCTTTTCTCCACATCCGCAAGCAGCGGTTTGCTTTTTCCAAGCTTGCGGTATCATGCGCCTGCTATTAGCCGCATATTTTTGCAATACTCGTCACTAACCGTATCAGAACTACACTCAGCGATCCCTCCATGCACTTTATCATGCCCTACGATGCCGCTGCTCACATGCCATAACTCGTGCGCAAGTGAATTGCAACTCGAATTGGTTTCATTTACAGCAATAGCTGCATAGGTTTTTCCGCTATATTTTTTGTCAAACCGTTTGTCTACCGTAATTCCACCTCCTGAATCCGGAACTTCATCTGCTATTATAATCGGGATGCCCTTTGCATCTTTAAATGTATTGCCAGTCCCCAGGTCCGAAGTTGACTTATTGTAATGCCATTCACCTGGCTTTGAGCTGTCTTGCCAATCAAACTTTCCTCCTCCGGCAATTAAAGAGGTATCCGATTTTGTTTTTAAATTAAGACAGCAATTTGCCAGTATTTTCGCAGCCGTCTTAGTTTGGTCCTCAACATATTTAAGGACCTTCTCACTGGCCTTGGTTCTGAAATAATACGTTACCCAAAAATCTTTTTTACCCCCATTACAGCTATCGCATTTTCCATCGCTGCAACTCCGTTGTATTGTATGTTTTTCTCCCTGCTGTAACGTGTGCGTCAACTCGTGGGCCAGCAAATGCTTTCCTTGATTTGATCCAGGTGCAAATTTGCCTTCATTAAAATAAATATCATTACCAACAGTAAATGCCTGAGCATTCAATTGACCTGACAGTTGCGCAGCATTGCTGCCTGTATGTATCTTGACGTTTGAGAAATCTGTCCCAAACCTGTTTTCCATAAAAGTCTTTGCATCTCCGGAAAGCGGGCTGCCGCCGCCTTTTGTTGCCGCAATAGTTGCACTAACTGCACTACTTGCCACACCACTACCGGATACGGTCTTTCTTTGGATAAAAGAGGGAAGCGGCTTCCGGTTTATTTTCTTCTCTTCTTCTTCGCAATGGGCGCATTTTCGCTGAATAAAATGTTGCCCTGGTAGGCGCATTGATCCCCCCGTACCACTATTTCTCCTTCCTGCGTTTGTTGATGCAGCTTGTTTATCTGAATTGGATACAGAAACAAAAGTCCTCATACGTTTTTTGTTTACAATGTTTTCCCATCCTTCTTTAATTCTTTCCTGATCCCTGTTAAGATGTCTTCTGTTGTAACCGTTTTATCATTGCGATTTAATGCCATTAACGATGCATACTGTACCACATTCATAATTGATCCGCCGGACAACTCATATTGCCGGGCAATGCGCTCCAGTTCTTCATTTCCCGGAGGCATACATTGGGAACTGAATGCATTCGTCCATATCCGCAGGCGTTCCCCTGCCTGTGGCTTTTGAAAGTGAATGATGGATTGCAACCTCCTTGTAAAAGCTTCGTCAACATTCTGTCGCATATTGGACGCCAGAATCACCAGTCCCGGGTAATCTTCCAGCCGGGTGAGCAAATAAGCTATTTCCTGGTTGGCATACCGATCATGCGCATCCGAGACATTGGTGCGTTTACCAAACAGTGCATCTGCTTCATCGAAAAACAAGATCCAGTTTTTATTTTCTGCTTTTTTAAAAATTTTCTCGAGGTTCTTTTCCGTTTCACCAATATATTTCGACACCACCATAGAAAGATCTATACGATACACATCCAGGTTAAACAGCTTGCCCAATAAGGAAGCTGTAAGGGTTTTCCCGGTACCGGGCGCTCCGTGAAAGAGCGCCTTGTAACCGGGCTTTAGTTTTTTTGCCATTCCCCAATCCTCAAAAAGTGTCTGGCCATGTTGCAGCCAGATGCGAAGCTCATCCAATTGGCGGGAAGTATAGTCATCTACAACCAGATCCTTCCACTCCAGGGCCGTCACTAATCGTTTGGCCGGGAAATCCGTTCCGAACTGGGGTTTGCGCAAGGTGCCGGTGGTAAAGAAATCGATGTATTCATCACTAATGGTCAGTTGACTATCATTAAACGACTCGGACTGACCGGAACCATCAATATGTAAAATATTATGTGCCGAGAAAAAATGATCCGGACCAAACAGCGTGTTGAGGCGGAAACGCCGGTCCAGATCGGATCCGGCCAAAAGGAACAAAGCCGTTTCTACCGTTGGCAGGAACCCGCTGTGGCGGTTCGCTTTTAATCCGCCAAATTCTGTATAACCCCTGGATGTATTTTTATTGACCGATAAAAATACATCCAGCACTGCAGGCTGTACATGGGGAATCAGCGCCAACATAAGTACCATGCGTTCATCGGGCGACAAACTGTAATACTTTACAAATTCACCATATACCGAATTATCATTGGTAAGATCTGGTGGCGTACCCTCCACAATAGCGGCTGCAGCCGTTTGTTCCGGCAGCAATAAGGGCGCATCCGGTTTGGAATGGAGCAGCCGGTTCCACCAGCCGGGAGTTTTTTCTTCCACCGGCAGTGTTGGTTTTTCTGTCACTGTCTCGTTTGGAAAATATTGCGTTAGCCGGTTATTTGCGCATTGCACAAACCAGTTAATTTCCCGGACCAGGCTTTCCGCATTCCGATTCAGCAGCGCTGCGGTTTCATCCGGCCGGGGTGTTATCGTTTGTTCAAACTCCATAACATTTGTTTACCATTCTACATAAATAATATATTCATTCCAGGGAAGCGCCACTATTGAATACCCCCACGGGATGCTGTCGGTTAACACATCTACCGTTTTACGTTCTACCTGCAGTAACCAACCCATTTCCTTTGGCTTTACGATGCCCTCCCGTTTTAAAAAGGACTCCTGCAATCCCTGCACTGAAGTATTTTTTAAAGCAGACCAATGACTGATCACCGACAAAAGCAGGTCTTCCGCCTCGCTGCATTCCGCAGCAGTCAAGGTTATCTCAAGCGGTACCGGTGCTTCAACCGCCAGTCCGCAGATAATTTTCTCCAAGACCAATTCATATTCAGGAGCCTGCTGCAGTCCTGTAGCCAGGTATCGCAATAAATGAACGGCATGATATTGCGCCTCTTTGTTTTTCCATTGACCCGCTTCGAGCAACTGCAGGTTATTAAAAAAAGTAGTCAGAAAAGGCGCCAGTAAAACGGTCCCCGCAGCATAAACCATATACTGCGGCACCACATCAACGGGAACTGCTATTGAAGGGAACGGGACATTTTCCAGGGTCGCAGACTGCCCGTCTTTCAGGATCCCGGCCGCCGGTATCCCTTCGTCGTATATTTTCAGATAAGCAGAACGATGGACAACTGTTGCATCTAACACCTGAACCGCTCTGGGGGAAAGCGTTTCAGCCAATGCGATTTCAAAACTATCCAGTAATGCCGCTCCATTGTTTTCCCGAAAAAAATTACCCGCGCATTTCAAAACCAGCAAATCGGTTGCAGCACCCAGATCACCTGGCAACATCACTGCGGGCAGCTTTAACAACAGCATCCATTTACTAAAAACCAGTCTGAGTTGTTGCAACGCTTCCACCAACTCCACTACCGTTGCTTTCGCTTCTGCATTTAACTGGAAAATAATCCGTTGCCAAAACTGTTGGTTACCGGCGCGACTATAAATCACCTGTCGCAGTTGATCCGGCCGCTGCAAGGCCAGCTCCTTTGTAATGCTGTTGATATCAGTACCGTTATTTTGTGCCCACCAGGGCAAGCTTCCTTTATTAAAAAAATAAGCCCACAGCTCCAACTGCGCCAGCAGTTCTGAATCCTTTTTTTGCTCAGCAGGAATAAGATCTATTTTTTCGCGCAGCTCTTTTTCAAATGCAGGCGTTAACACCGTTTCAAAATCTCTTTTAAAACTATCCCGGAAAAACGCGCCCAGGTTTAGTTCCAGCCGGTCTATGCGCAACCATTCATCGCCACCCGCCAGCCCGGTGCAGGCAGCTTCTAACGCATCCGCAACCAACTGCTGGTAAACAGCGCCGAAATGCTGCCGGAAGTCAAACGCCAACGCCTCATCGGCGCAGGTCAGTTCTAATTGAAGGCGGTTGATCAGGTGCATGTTTGATGAGCGTTTTTAGTGATACTGATATAAGAAACGTCAAACGTGAAAGGTCAAACGTGAGCAGCGCGTTTATGAAGCGCCGGTGCAATCTTCATCGCAGGTGCAGGGTTGTATCGCATTCAGTTTATCAACCAGGGGATTCACCATTTCGTAACGGGGCATTTCGTTTTGTGCCATTTCATCGAGCCAATTGCTATACAACGTTTCGAAAGCCCGCATTTCCTGCAACCCTACCCATTTTATACGTACCTGGATATGAGCCGGGAACTCTGTCTGTATCGTTTTTTCCACCAGGTTCCGGAAGGTCTGATTCCTTAAACGCCTGGGCCAGCAAGGCAATACCGCCGTAACCCTGAAGGAATAGGGATCCTCGTTATTATCACAGGGATCGGGCTCACAATACAGATCCAGTTCAAACCCAAACCAGGTCATTAATGCCTCAATAGCGATATCAATATCATCCGCAGCCGGAGGCACACCTTCTTCTACCTGTTTTTGAGTTCGTTTACTGTATATAAAATCGCTTTGCGCCAGCACTACGTTCTTATCTCCGTGAATGATAAAGCTGTATTTGGTTTTGGAAGGATCTTCCTGCTCCTCAAAATTGGAAACAATCTCATAATTGATCCGTTCCGATCCAAACTCCTGCAGGGCGCGGACCCGCTGCGCCAATAGTTCATACTTCCGGAATTTTAAAGGCAACGGCTCCGACCCGTCGGCAAAAGCCTGCTGGTAAAGGATTGATTTATCGCCGGGCTTTACAGGCAGTTTGAAATATTCCAGTATCCAGGGCATCTGATCATAACAAAGCGCTGCAGGAACACGGCTCACTTTTTTCTTAAACAAAGGCAACTGCACCCCTTCATTTAACCCGATGCCCACATCACAGCCATCCAGGCACACATTTAAAAAGCTAACCGGCTCGGGAATATTCTTTTCATCCAGCACTTCGTTCAGCTTAGGCCGTAGCAAAATATGTTCTACCAGGTGCATGCCCTCATTATCATTAATGCGTTGCAGCAACACTTGCAAGCGGTCGAATGCATGCTGCCGGTCGGCATCGGTCTGAAACTCGCCGCTCGTTGCCAATAAAACTGCAACGGTATCATCTGTACTATCATACAACTCAAACCAGAAAGGCACCATAGAATCTTCATACTTCCAGCGCCGTTGTTTAGCCCCGTTCAGCAATTTAAAATAGATTAGCTCTTCAGCGTGTTCCAGGATCTGGCTGATCAGCAATTCGGTGCAGCAGCCATCACTCACGGGTACGCTTGTGAGCAAGACCACCTCTTTATTATCCGGGTCAATAAATTTGATCGTGTTTTTTCCAGGAGTGTTGGGAATGGCTTCGGTAACAATAAAATCTGTTGCCAACTGCCGGCAGGTAATATCTTTAAACCCCAACAGTCGCGCCGTTCTCCGCTCTGCTCCCGAAACATTGGCAGTGCCCCAGGTATCATACCGGGTATAATCATACCCTGTTGCGCGCCTGCTGCTGATGTTGGTGTACTCACCGTCCTTCAGCATTCTTATTTTATCACCGATCAACCGCTCTTCCAGGTGAACCGGGGTCAGCCATTTGCTGATGGATGCATAGGCGCTCAAATCTTCACTAAACCGGGCCAGCAAATGATCTAAAAAGGTGTTTCGCCGCTGATTAAAGCGGGGCAACGGTTCTACAAGCTCTTGTATCACCGAAGCAAAATCATTTATGATCTGATCCCAATGGTCTGCGCCCCGGTTCTGATAATCGATCACCAGTTGTTTCAGGTCTCTTATTTCACTGATCTGGGTTTCTGTAAATTCCGTTGCCGTAAAAAACGACCGGACAAAAGCCGTGTGTTGTATGGTATCATCAAAAGAAAACAGCTCTTTCAGGTGATTCAACCGCACCAGGTAGTCAGAGAGCAACTGTTCAAAAAACAACATATATCCTTTCAATTGCAGCGCCTGCACTTTTCTTTTTTCATCGGCATTGGCGGGCAAGCTGTCCTGCTCGCCCACACCATAGCACATCGGCAACGAATAGGTCACCGGGAAATAATCTTCAAGGTCCATATATTCACCCACCGGCACGGGGAAGTCATCGGGAGCGCCGATAAGTTTGTACTTAGCTTCAAGCGTTTTCTGATCCCTGAAGAGTTTCAGCATCCTGTCCGGTCTGCGGTCTTCCTTTCGTCCCATATAATAGCTGATGGTTTCGCGTTCTTTGCAAAACAGTGCCTGCGATAGTGCCGGTTGGATGCGCGCCACTTTCCGTTCTTCCTTTAAATGATCCATCCACTGATTAAAAAAATTATTTAAAGCGGTAGCATCGCTGATCCCGGAGAACGGAAGGTGCAGATAAGTAATGGCCTTAATACCGCTGATATCTGCAATTTCATTGATCAGATCCGACAAACGAATATCCCGGAACAGATCGGTGTTTTCGAGGGCTATATCTTCTATAAAGCCGTGCTGTAAAGCGGGGCCTTCAAAGATCTCATCCACTTCATATCCCTTGTCCAGCAACTGTTGTATCGTATTGAAGGGAACAGATGGCGTAAAATATTTATAGATAGT
Proteins encoded in this region:
- a CDS encoding eCIS core domain-containing protein; the protein is MRTFVSVSNSDKQAASTNAGRRNSGTGGSMRLPGQHFIQRKCAHCEEEEKKINRKPLPSFIQRKTVSGSGVASSAVSATIAATKGGGSPLSGDAKTFMENRFGTDFSNVKIHTGSNAAQLSGQLNAQAFTVGNDIYFNEGKFAPGSNQGKHLLAHELTHTLQQGEKHTIQRSCSDGKCDSCNGGKKDFWVTYYFRTKASEKVLKYVEDQTKTAAKILANCCLNLKTKSDTSLIAGGGKFDWQDSSKPGEWHYNKSTSDLGTGNTFKDAKGIPIIIADEVPDSGGGITVDKRFDKKYSGKTYAAIAVNETNSSCNSLAHELWHVSSGIVGHDKVHGGIAECSSDTVSDEYCKNMRLIAGA
- a CDS encoding ATP-binding protein is translated as MEFEQTITPRPDETAALLNRNAESLVREINWFVQCANNRLTQYFPNETVTEKPTLPVEEKTPGWWNRLLHSKPDAPLLLPEQTAAAAIVEGTPPDLTNDNSVYGEFVKYYSLSPDERMVLMLALIPHVQPAVLDVFLSVNKNTSRGYTEFGGLKANRHSGFLPTVETALFLLAGSDLDRRFRLNTLFGPDHFFSAHNILHIDGSGQSESFNDSQLTISDEYIDFFTTGTLRKPQFGTDFPAKRLVTALEWKDLVVDDYTSRQLDELRIWLQHGQTLFEDWGMAKKLKPGYKALFHGAPGTGKTLTASLLGKLFNLDVYRIDLSMVVSKYIGETEKNLEKIFKKAENKNWILFFDEADALFGKRTNVSDAHDRYANQEIAYLLTRLEDYPGLVILASNMRQNVDEAFTRRLQSIIHFQKPQAGERLRIWTNAFSSQCMPPGNEELERIARQYELSGGSIMNVVQYASLMALNRNDKTVTTEDILTGIRKELKKDGKTL
- a CDS encoding contractile injection system tape measure protein, whose translation is MHLINRLQLELTCADEALAFDFRQHFGAVYQQLVADALEAACTGLAGGDEWLRIDRLELNLGAFFRDSFKRDFETVLTPAFEKELREKIDLIPAEQKKDSELLAQLELWAYFFNKGSLPWWAQNNGTDINSITKELALQRPDQLRQVIYSRAGNQQFWQRIIFQLNAEAKATVVELVEALQQLRLVFSKWMLLLKLPAVMLPGDLGAATDLLVLKCAGNFFRENNGAALLDSFEIALAETLSPRAVQVLDATVVHRSAYLKIYDEGIPAAGILKDGQSATLENVPFPSIAVPVDVVPQYMVYAAGTVLLAPFLTTFFNNLQLLEAGQWKNKEAQYHAVHLLRYLATGLQQAPEYELVLEKIICGLAVEAPVPLEITLTAAECSEAEDLLLSVISHWSALKNTSVQGLQESFLKREGIVKPKEMGWLLQVERKTVDVLTDSIPWGYSIVALPWNEYIIYVEW